The stretch of DNA GCACCGCGCCTCCCGTGGCGTGCGTGGTCACGTCGTGACCCGTGGGCGGCTCCGTCGTCAGACGTCGCGCTTCTTCACCGCGGCCAGCGCGACCACGCCGATCGCGACGACCCACGCCGCCAGGACCCCGCCACCGGCCCAGCCGTCCAGCACGACGCCCTCGGGTGCAGGCTGCGCGGCGGAGCGTTCGTAGGTGTAGAGCTGGCTGCCGGCCTGGTCGGGCAGGAACCGCGACACGTCGAGGAGCCACTGCTGGTCCACCAGACCGGCGACGAGCTGCAGCACGATCGGCACGACGAGCAGCACGCCGAGCGCGATGGCGATGCCGCCGGCGCTGGAGCGGACGAGGAGCCCGATGCCGAAGGCGAGCAGGGCGATCCCGGTGACGTAGACCGACGATCCGAGGACCGGCATGACGACCGCGGGATCGGCCAGATCGGCGTGCACGCCCTTGTCCGCCTGGAAGAACGCGACGAGCGCGACGCCGATCCAGGTCGAGACGGCGCTGACGACGAAGGTCGCGACGGCGAGGACCACGGCCTTGGCGAGGATCGCACCCGTGCGTCCGGGGTCGGCCGTGAAGGTGGACCGGACCTGGCCGGTGCCGTACTCCCCGGTGATGATGAGGACTCCGAGCACCGCGGCGACCAGGACGGTGAACCCGACGGACGAGGTGCTCAGCAGGACGATCTGCCGGTTCGCGATCTCCTGCGTGACCTCGGCACCCTCTGGGAGTCCCATCACGGGGGCAGCGGCGCCGATCATCGCGCCGAGACCGATCGTGAGGGCGACGATGATGGCGTAGCACCACCAGGTGGACCGGATGCTGCGGAACTTGATCCACTCGCTGCGGACCAGGCGGCCGAACCCGAGGCCGACGCCGCTGGGCATGCCTGTGGCGGTCGCGGCGCTCATCGGGCGACCTCCGCCTGGTACTCGACCTCGTCCTTGGTCAGGGCCATGTACGCCTCCTCGAGGCTCGCACCCATCGGGGTGAGTTCGTGCAGCACCGCACCGCTCTGCGCGGCGATGGTGCCGATCTGCTGCGCGTCGGGCCCGACCACCACGAAGGCGCCGTCCTCGCGCGGGGTGATCGACGACGCTGCGGAGCCGACGGCCCCGAACAGCTGGTCGGGGTGCGGTGTCCGGACGAGGGTGCGTGCACCGCCGCCCTGCCCGCTGCCGGCGACGAACTCCGCGATCGGAGCGTCCGCGAGCACCTTGCCGCGACCGAGGACGACGACGCGGTCGGCGGTCTGGGCCATCTCGCTCATCAGGTGGCTGGAGAGGAAGACCGTGCGCCCCTCGGACGCCAGGTGCCGGGCGAGCTGACGCACCCACACGACACCGTCCGGGTCGAGGCCGTTGACCGGCTCGTCCAGGATCAGGGTCTTCGGGTCGCCGAGCAGTGCCGCCGCGATGCCGAGCCGCTGCCCCATGCCGAGGGAGAACCCGCCGACGCGCTTCTTCGCGACCGACTCGAGCCCGGTGAGCTCGATGACGTGGTGCACGCGGGACTTCGGGATGCCGTGCGTCGCCGCGAGCGAGAGCAGGTGGTTGGAGGCGCTGCGCCCCGAGTGGACGGCCTTCGCCTCGAGCAGCGCCCCGACCTGGCGGAGCGGGTCGCGGAAGGACCGGTACTCCTGCCCGTTGACCCGCACGTGACCGCCCGTGGGCGTGTCGAGGCCCATGATCATCCGCATGGTCGTGGACTTGCCGGCACCGTTCGGGCCGAGGAAGCCGGTGACGATGCCGGGTCGGACGACGAAGGAGATGTCGTCGACGGCGGTCTTGGCGCCGTAGCGCTTGGACAGATGCTCGATCTCGATCACGTCGTCCACGCTATTTCCGCGGGCCCGTCGAGCGCGTCCCCCCACGGGTGGAGACCCGAGGTCATCCCAGCGGAGGACTCGCGCGTGCCCGACCGCGCTGGACGACCACCCCGACGCCGCACCAATCCGGCTGCGCAGCTGCTCCGAAACCCCTGTACGACGACGACGCTGCCCCTGTGCGGTGACCTCGAGACGCCGTCGTGGAACGCATTCGGAAGGACAGCACCATGACCAGCAACGCAGCATCACCCCGCACCGGGTTCGCTTCGACCCTCGTCCAGAAGGGCGCCCTGCTCTTCGGCGTCGTCTTCCTCATCGTCGGCATCGCCGGCTTCATCCCCGGCCTGACCAT from Curtobacterium sp. SGAir0471 encodes:
- a CDS encoding ABC transporter permease subunit codes for the protein MSAATATGMPSGVGLGFGRLVRSEWIKFRSIRSTWWCYAIIVALTIGLGAMIGAAAPVMGLPEGAEVTQEIANRQIVLLSTSSVGFTVLVAAVLGVLIITGEYGTGQVRSTFTADPGRTGAILAKAVVLAVATFVVSAVSTWIGVALVAFFQADKGVHADLADPAVVMPVLGSSVYVTGIALLAFGIGLLVRSSAGGIAIALGVLLVVPIVLQLVAGLVDQQWLLDVSRFLPDQAGSQLYTYERSAAQPAPEGVVLDGWAGGGVLAAWVVAIGVVALAAVKKRDV
- a CDS encoding ABC transporter ATP-binding protein produces the protein MIEIEHLSKRYGAKTAVDDISFVVRPGIVTGFLGPNGAGKSTTMRMIMGLDTPTGGHVRVNGQEYRSFRDPLRQVGALLEAKAVHSGRSASNHLLSLAATHGIPKSRVHHVIELTGLESVAKKRVGGFSLGMGQRLGIAAALLGDPKTLILDEPVNGLDPDGVVWVRQLARHLASEGRTVFLSSHLMSEMAQTADRVVVLGRGKVLADAPIAEFVAGSGQGGGARTLVRTPHPDQLFGAVGSAASSITPREDGAFVVVGPDAQQIGTIAAQSGAVLHELTPMGASLEEAYMALTKDEVEYQAEVAR